The window CGGAGTGGTCCGCAGAGATTTTGATCATAAGGATATGTCCCGCTTTACGCAGATTAATTATGACCGTGAAATGGCATTTATCGCTACCGCCATAGGTCCTAAAGGAACTCCGGAAACTCTTGGCGTTGTGCGTACTTCAACCAAGCCGGATAACTCAGAGGCGGAATTTGCCATACTGGTCCGGTCCGATCTTAAAGGAACAGGTCTTGGAAGTATGCTTTTCCATAAAATTATTCGCTACACTCGTGAAAGAGGAACTCATTGGCTGGTAGGACAGACTTTGTTTGAAAATAAAGCCATGCAGGGATTGTCACGTAAATTCGGATTTGAAATAAGTGAAAATTACGAAGAAGATCTTGTTGAAATGAGGCTTGATTGTACTAAAGAGCCTGAAAAGAAATAGTAAAAGCTAATCTTATTTTAACGTAAGTTTTAAAATCCCGGCTCTGAGTAAATTCAGGGCCGGGATTTATTCTTTTATTGTTCGCCTTTCTGCTTAATGTAGGTCAGCGGGCCTTGTTCATATCCGACTTGCTTCAGCCACCACGCTGGATAGAAGACAGGATTGGCAACTCCGGCTGAAGTGTTGAGATAACCGTCATTGTATTTAATGTAGAGGGTTTCAGACAGCTTCCACCAATCTTTCAAAATATTTTGAGCATTGGTGTCGCAATATTTTGTGAGCATCTGCTTTGCTTCATCAATTTTTTTGTTTTTGATAAGAGCAAGTGCCGTTTTTTCAATTTCAGCCTGTTTGCCGAATGCTTCCGTTTCATATTGATCACGCACAGCCTTAATATCCTTTATCATATAAGAATATTTCAGCATTGCATAATTGGCTACATAGTTAAACGCTGTCCACATGCTGTTGTGGCTGAATTTAAGAATGTCAGCCTGTTGGAGCGGGGCGGGCAGATTGTTTACTCCTGCATAAAACGGCATCAGGCAGGCTGTAGCCGGACGGTCAGGTCCGAACCATGTGAGGCCGCCGATAGTGTCCGGTAATCCTTTGCGGGACTGGTTTACGTAAGCATAAACGCATCTGTAAATGTTAAGTGGGCGTTCAAATGCTCCTTTGAGCGGGGTGAGAGCTTCATCGTTGCCGGAGGTAGCTTCGGCCTGCCCTTCGAATCTGTTAGGATTATTGAAAGGCCCTGATGCCATACCTTTGGTCAGGTCAAACTCAGTTCCTTCATAGTTATCTCTGTGAACAGAGAAAATATCTTCCACGCTGAGTTTGTTATCCGGCTTAATGGCGAATGGATATTCTTTGGTCAGCGGTCCTTCCACCCATGCTGAAACCTTTTTGGATGGAGCAACCAGAGACTGTGCTCTCCAGACTCTGCGCAGTGAGTAATACGGATGGTGATATTCTCCGTCACCATAAACTTTAGTCCAGTCCAGTTTGCCTTCTTTAGGCGACCACCAGCCTTTTTCTTTTGCTGCTGAAAAGATGTTTTTGGAATACATCATGTCGCGCGCGCCTTTGCGTATTTCACGGATGCGGAACTGATTTGCGGCAACAAAAAAACTGTCATCAGGAACGCGTTGAGCAACCCATACTCCGTTTGTACCTTCTTTGTCGTAGCCGCACATTTCCATAACCCAGCCTTCATCGGGATCTGCCACGAGCAGTGTTTCTCCTGTTCCGTAGTATCCGTACTTATCGATAAGTTCGCCCATGAGCTTTACTGCGTCACGTGCTTTTATGCACCGCTCCAAAGCAACACGTGAGAGCTCAGACGAATAAAATAAACGTTTGCCCGCAGCCGGTTCAGGTTCCACTTTTGCTTTATCAGTACACTCGCCGATGGAAAGTTGGTGCTCATTCATAATGGCGTAGTTGGCATCAAAATATGCGTAGGTATGTTTGACCTGCGGAATAAATCCAATGGGTACGCTTTGAGGATAGCCTGGAGTGTTATAACCGGGGCCGCGTTCCTTAGAAACAATCCTGTGAGTTTCACTTGCACCCCATTCCGGCTTATATCCCAAAGAGCAACCGTCGTAGTATACAGCGCGCATGCTTCCTTTCTCATGGTCCATTGCGGGAACGTATATAAGTCGTCCGTCTCCAAGCCCGTCGTCGGAGTGTGAAACCATAACTGAGCCGTCAGCAGATGCTTTCTTACCAGTGAGAGTGGTTGTGCATGCCGATGCAGGATATGCTGCAAGCAGAAATGCTCCGACTACGAAGATCAGCAGAAGTTTTTTCATGGTGTGCCTCATGACTGTTAATGAAATTGTGTTGTTTATCTTTAAATCAGGATGGTTTTATACCATATGTAGAAGCGTGGTACAATTGCCGAGGTGGATTATTTGACGGATTGTTTATGAAGACTTTGCGGATTTTGCCATAGTTAATCTGGCACGGATCAGCACTTTGAATTATTATATTTATTCAGCTTCAAAGCGCAGAAAGAGTTTTTTATAAGCAGCTTGCAAAAACATGCTTCCGGTATGTATGGTGTCCCCATAAAGCTCAAACCAATCAAACTGGCGGAGACCCAAATTGAGAAAATTGTTTACAATTTTTAGTACATTGATCCTGATCTTATCAACAGTGGTAATCAGTTCTGCCCAAAACAGTTCCGCCGTTCCTGCCCAGCCGTTACTGGATGCCGATCAGGCTTTTGTTCTTTTAAAAGAGGGCAATTTGCGGTTTGTGAAAGGCTCCAGCGTTTATCCGAATCAAACCTCATATCAGCGAAAGGTACTGGCTCTGAAAGGGGAGCAGCCATTTGCAACCGTTGTTACAGGATCAGATTCCAGAGTTGATCCGGTTTTGATTTTTGATCGCGGTCTTGGTGATATTTACACGGTTAGAAGTGCGGGAAATGTGGCCGGAACGGATACACTGGCTTCGGTAGAATATTCTATGATTGCACTTGAAACCCCGCTCCTTGTTGTCATGGGGCATACAAGGAGCAGTATTATCAAAGCTGCAGTGGATAAAGTGAGTGTTAAAGGATACTTGCTTCAACTGGTGGGCAAACTTGATCCGGCCATAAAAATGACCAAGCTTATGTACCCTTCGTTAAAAGGAAAGGAACTGGTGGATAAGGTTGCCGAAACAAATGTAAGGCAGGTTTTACGCGATATTTTAGGTCACTGTCCGGCCGTGCTTGAAAAAGTCAGGTCAGGTAAAGCGCAGGTTATGGGCGCAGTTTATGACACTGATACAGGCGTCGTTAACTGGCTTGGGCCTTAGATCTAGTTAATCCGTTTGGATGTCGTAAGATTTAAGTTTACGATACAATGAACTTCTCTCAAGACCGATGGCGTCTGCCAATTTTGATACGCTGCCGTTGAATTCTTTCAGTTTTGCTTCAAGAAATTGGGCTTCAAAATCAGCACGTGCTTTTTTGAAATCCAGTTGTCCTTCCGGAATCTGGAGAGGCTGTTGATCCTGATCAGGTCTTTCAACTCGTGCTCCGTATACTATTTCCGGCGGCAGATTTTCCGGGCCGACTTCCTTCCCTCCGAACATGATAAGCATCCGTTCAACAAAATTT is drawn from Desulfovibrio gilichinskyi and contains these coding sequences:
- a CDS encoding dipeptidase, with protein sequence MKKLLLIFVVGAFLLAAYPASACTTTLTGKKASADGSVMVSHSDDGLGDGRLIYVPAMDHEKGSMRAVYYDGCSLGYKPEWGASETHRIVSKERGPGYNTPGYPQSVPIGFIPQVKHTYAYFDANYAIMNEHQLSIGECTDKAKVEPEPAAGKRLFYSSELSRVALERCIKARDAVKLMGELIDKYGYYGTGETLLVADPDEGWVMEMCGYDKEGTNGVWVAQRVPDDSFFVAANQFRIREIRKGARDMMYSKNIFSAAKEKGWWSPKEGKLDWTKVYGDGEYHHPYYSLRRVWRAQSLVAPSKKVSAWVEGPLTKEYPFAIKPDNKLSVEDIFSVHRDNYEGTEFDLTKGMASGPFNNPNRFEGQAEATSGNDEALTPLKGAFERPLNIYRCVYAYVNQSRKGLPDTIGGLTWFGPDRPATACLMPFYAGVNNLPAPLQQADILKFSHNSMWTAFNYVANYAMLKYSYMIKDIKAVRDQYETEAFGKQAEIEKTALALIKNKKIDEAKQMLTKYCDTNAQNILKDWWKLSETLYIKYNDGYLNTSAGVANPVFYPAWWLKQVGYEQGPLTYIKQKGEQ
- a CDS encoding carbonic anhydrase, coding for MRKLFTIFSTLILILSTVVISSAQNSSAVPAQPLLDADQAFVLLKEGNLRFVKGSSVYPNQTSYQRKVLALKGEQPFATVVTGSDSRVDPVLIFDRGLGDIYTVRSAGNVAGTDTLASVEYSMIALETPLLVVMGHTRSSIIKAAVDKVSVKGYLLQLVGKLDPAIKMTKLMYPSLKGKELVDKVAETNVRQVLRDILGHCPAVLEKVRSGKAQVMGAVYDTDTGVVNWLGP